A stretch of the Tannerella serpentiformis genome encodes the following:
- a CDS encoding leucine-rich repeat domain-containing protein: protein MKKNIIVLFAASSLLYASAQTVVIPDADFKAYLVTSFDADGNGEISAAEAQAVRKIEYTDRPLQSLSGIEAFTALEELDCSYANPFERGGLTQIDVSQNPSLKVLRCDNNSLEQINVSHNAALRELHCRNNKLSALDVSGRKELEELLCDNNRLKRLQTADCPSLSLMNCSMNQLEALDLQGCPSLRWLNCAENQLTTLDASPAVGLEQLYCNDNRLASLDVLQNGALRQLYCGHNRLDSIDLSRNTALTDLDCGNNRLTRLDVSQNAALTELECSINRLAELDVTHNPELKQLYCNAIPTLTAVRLIKNQAYRTLSYQTASVTTYRVDRETAVAEVAPLAEPSHPEVADVDVKNLPDFAQAAPVRSISTAAPETKEEKAQPATHTRTAREIFFDEEYRREEARKAEEAKRVAEESRRASIRSYNGIVSVPDAEFKTFLVQSFDTDGNGEISGAEARAVTSMDCSGLNLSSVEGLEYFTSLEELKCQDNRITTLDMSYFPALRSLDCARNKLHYLNVKANPKLVDLECSDNNLINLDVSRNPALRTLGCNSIRLIRLDVTKNPELEALKCGNNHLAELNIANNRRLDTLNCSKNKLKLLTVSHLDGLNYLDCSGNQLTAIDVSRNKKLGTLDCGMNALSKVDVSKNLVLADFACNGNLLDNLDVAINTELVSLNCANNRLTQLDVSRNAALKRLRCMGNRLTVVDVRKNLKLKFLESAPMPTLETLYCPQEVIYSKLAYPIMSKVVYK, encoded by the coding sequence ATGAAGAAGAATATCATCGTTTTATTTGCTGCGTCATCGCTGCTCTATGCAAGTGCGCAGACTGTTGTAATCCCGGATGCGGATTTTAAGGCCTACTTAGTAACGTCTTTCGATGCAGATGGTAACGGCGAGATCTCAGCTGCCGAAGCGCAAGCTGTACGAAAGATCGAATACACGGATCGCCCCCTACAGTCGCTAAGTGGGATTGAGGCATTTACAGCACTGGAGGAGCTGGATTGTTCCTATGCGAACCCGTTTGAGCGGGGTGGGCTGACACAAATTGATGTCAGTCAAAATCCATCGCTCAAAGTGCTCCGCTGTGATAATAATAGCTTGGAGCAGATCAACGTATCGCACAACGCCGCTCTGCGGGAGCTGCATTGCCGAAACAACAAACTCAGCGCTTTGGATGTGAGTGGGCGGAAAGAGCTTGAAGAATTGCTCTGCGATAACAATCGTTTGAAGCGTTTACAGACGGCGGACTGCCCATCCTTATCGTTGATGAATTGCAGCATGAATCAACTGGAGGCATTAGACCTTCAGGGTTGCCCCTCGCTGCGTTGGCTGAATTGTGCAGAGAATCAATTGACGACACTTGACGCCAGTCCGGCCGTAGGTTTGGAGCAACTCTATTGCAACGACAACCGATTGGCTTCGCTTGATGTGTTACAGAATGGGGCCTTGCGTCAGCTCTATTGCGGCCACAATCGATTGGATTCGATAGATTTATCGCGTAACACTGCATTGACTGACTTAGACTGTGGCAACAACAGATTGACGCGATTGGACGTCTCGCAGAATGCTGCACTGACCGAGTTAGAATGTAGCATCAACCGTCTGGCGGAGTTGGACGTCACGCATAATCCGGAGTTAAAACAGCTTTATTGCAATGCCATCCCCACCCTTACGGCTGTACGACTCATCAAGAATCAGGCTTATCGTACACTCAGCTATCAGACGGCCTCAGTAACAACTTATCGTGTAGATCGGGAGACGGCAGTGGCAGAAGTTGCTCCGTTGGCAGAACCGTCTCATCCGGAAGTGGCCGATGTGGATGTGAAGAACCTGCCTGATTTTGCGCAAGCCGCCCCAGTTCGTTCCATATCAACCGCCGCGCCAGAAACGAAAGAGGAGAAAGCACAACCGGCAACGCATACCCGCACGGCGCGAGAGATCTTTTTTGATGAGGAATATCGCCGAGAGGAAGCACGTAAAGCTGAGGAAGCTAAGCGAGTAGCCGAAGAAAGTCGACGCGCCTCCATACGGTCGTACAATGGTATCGTATCCGTACCTGATGCAGAGTTCAAGACGTTCCTTGTTCAATCATTTGACACGGATGGGAATGGTGAAATATCTGGTGCGGAGGCGCGTGCGGTCACATCGATGGATTGCTCCGGATTGAATTTATCCTCGGTGGAAGGACTCGAATATTTCACCTCGTTAGAGGAGCTAAAATGTCAGGACAATCGAATCACCACGTTGGATATGAGTTACTTTCCAGCGCTTCGTTCGTTGGATTGCGCACGAAATAAGCTGCACTATTTGAACGTGAAGGCTAATCCCAAATTGGTAGATCTGGAATGTTCTGACAACAATCTGATTAACCTGGATGTAAGTCGGAATCCCGCTCTTCGTACGCTGGGATGTAATAGCATTCGCTTGATTCGATTGGACGTAACCAAAAATCCTGAATTGGAGGCGCTAAAGTGTGGAAACAACCATCTTGCGGAGCTTAACATTGCCAATAACCGAAGGTTAGATACATTGAATTGCAGCAAAAACAAATTGAAGTTGCTCACGGTGTCGCACCTCGATGGGCTTAACTATTTAGATTGTAGCGGGAACCAATTGACCGCGATCGATGTGTCACGGAATAAAAAATTAGGCACGTTAGATTGTGGTATGAACGCTTTGAGCAAGGTGGACGTGTCGAAGAACCTCGTATTGGCTGACTTTGCCTGCAATGGCAATCTGCTGGACAATCTGGATGTGGCCATTAATACGGAGCTTGTATCGCTGAATTGCGCGAATAACCGCCTGACTCAACTGGATGTGTCGCGTAATGCCGCACTGAAGCGTCTGCGTTGTATGGGCAACCGACTGACGGTGGTGGACGTACGAAAGAACTTAAAGCTGAAGTTTTTGGAGTCGGCGCCGATGCCTACGTTGGAAACACTTTACTGTCCGCAGGAGGTGATTTATTCCAAACTTGCTTATCCGATCATGTCGAAAGTAGTCTATAAATAA
- a CDS encoding dihydroorotate dehydrogenase: MADLTTHIGEHLVLKNPVMTASGTFGYGLEYADLMDISRLGAIIVKGTTAEPRQGNPYPRMAETPAGMLNAVGLQNRGVDYFADKIYPTIRSIDTAMIVNVGGSTVETYVECAEKIAALDDIPAIELNISCPNVKQGGMGFGLCAASAAEVVRSVRRVYPRTLIVKLSPNVTDITEIARAVEAEGADAVSLINTLLGMAVDAERRRPILSTVTGGLSGPCVKPIALRMVWQTAKAVRIPVIGLGGIASWRDAVEFMLAGATSVQIGTSNFVDPTVSLKVIDGIAAYCERHGFYHASELVGALETDS, translated from the coding sequence ATGGCCGATTTAACGACGCACATAGGCGAGCACTTAGTGCTTAAGAATCCCGTGATGACCGCTTCTGGCACCTTTGGTTATGGGTTGGAATATGCGGATTTGATGGATATCAGTCGTTTGGGCGCGATTATCGTCAAGGGCACGACGGCTGAACCGAGGCAGGGAAATCCTTATCCACGCATGGCGGAGACTCCGGCCGGCATGTTGAATGCTGTCGGATTGCAGAATCGCGGTGTAGACTATTTTGCAGATAAAATCTATCCCACGATCCGATCGATAGACACCGCGATGATCGTCAATGTAGGCGGGTCTACGGTCGAGACTTACGTGGAATGTGCGGAGAAGATCGCCGCATTAGACGATATACCGGCCATTGAACTCAATATCTCTTGTCCGAATGTGAAGCAAGGGGGAATGGGTTTCGGGTTATGCGCTGCGTCCGCAGCGGAAGTAGTGCGTTCCGTGCGACGTGTCTATCCGCGGACCCTGATCGTGAAGCTCTCACCGAATGTGACAGACATCACGGAGATCGCGCGCGCCGTAGAAGCCGAGGGGGCAGATGCGGTATCGCTGATCAATACCCTGCTGGGAATGGCTGTCGATGCGGAGCGCAGAAGACCGATCCTCTCCACAGTGACAGGCGGACTCTCAGGCCCTTGCGTGAAGCCGATTGCACTGCGTATGGTGTGGCAAACGGCAAAAGCGGTACGCATACCTGTGATCGGGTTGGGCGGTATCGCCTCGTGGCGAGATGCCGTAGAGTTTATGTTGGCCGGAGCGACTTCGGTGCAGATTGGCACCTCAAATTTTGTTGATCCCACCGTCTCGCTCAAGGTGATCGACGGCATAGCGGCTTATTGTGAACGGCATGGATTTTATCACGCATCGGAATTAGTGGGGGCATTAGAGACAGACAGCTAA
- a CDS encoding dihydroorotate dehydrogenase electron transfer subunit: MKKKYLLDLRVVSNECLQGRYSLLKLTSDSEQLPEMDPGQFVEIRVDDSPGTLLRRPISIHNIDRERNELWLLVLPIGDGTRRMARYKSGDIVNILLPLGNGFTVPHAVPSNAKNYLLVGGGVGAAPMLYLGKALRESGLTPTFLIGARSADGIAQREAYAAYGDVYVSTEDGSMGERGFVTDHSIWKQASFERIYSCGPKPMMMAVAKQARRTETPCEVSLENMMGCGIGACLCCVEDTTDAGRVCTCTEGPVFNIDRLTWPI, translated from the coding sequence ATGAAGAAGAAATACCTGCTCGACTTGCGAGTTGTATCCAACGAATGTTTGCAGGGACGATATAGCTTATTGAAACTGACCTCCGACAGTGAGCAGTTGCCCGAAATGGATCCGGGGCAGTTTGTAGAGATTCGCGTAGATGATTCTCCCGGCACGCTGCTTAGGCGTCCTATATCCATTCATAATATCGACCGGGAGCGCAATGAGCTATGGCTATTGGTGCTTCCGATAGGCGATGGGACGCGGCGCATGGCACGCTATAAGTCGGGCGACATTGTGAATATCCTGTTGCCACTGGGCAATGGATTTACAGTACCGCACGCTGTGCCGTCGAATGCTAAGAACTATCTTTTGGTTGGCGGCGGAGTAGGCGCGGCGCCGATGCTTTATCTCGGTAAGGCGCTCCGTGAGAGCGGTCTTACCCCCACTTTTTTAATCGGAGCACGGTCGGCTGATGGCATAGCCCAACGTGAGGCCTATGCAGCCTATGGCGACGTCTACGTGTCTACCGAAGATGGATCGATGGGTGAACGCGGCTTCGTGACGGATCACTCCATTTGGAAGCAGGCATCTTTCGAACGTATCTATTCCTGCGGGCCAAAACCGATGATGATGGCCGTAGCCAAACAGGCACGGCGCACAGAAACACCTTGCGAAGTCTCGCTTGAAAACATGATGGGATGCGGCATAGGGGCTTGCCTTTGCTGCGTAGAGGATACGACCGATGCAGGACGTGTTTGCACCTGCACAGAAGGTCCAGTCTTTAACATAGATAGATTGACATGGCCGATTTAA
- a CDS encoding DUF6261 family protein translates to MNFYLAMSNVSTFLAKEDLETLKLKDQVAIFNEKYKAFDDAVVPLRKSGKTDKLHKHGSERDDALIGLGRHLRLYITYPVKTMSDAAWRLYPVLKGYGKMPHLKPQREKTALISNLLQDYDTAQAKADLTLIGADKWVEILKDSNSKYKGTYQERVEFESALKKGLTQKTRDDLYEEFKRLVQRINSLALIEGEAPYLKLMEEINVEMKQANLSERPDRKKKDDPDIQLPEDDEVEEKKD, encoded by the coding sequence ATGAACTTCTACTTAGCAATGAGCAATGTTAGCACCTTCTTAGCTAAGGAAGATTTGGAGACGCTGAAACTAAAAGATCAAGTAGCGATCTTTAATGAGAAATACAAAGCCTTCGACGATGCTGTAGTTCCGCTCCGAAAAAGTGGTAAGACGGATAAACTCCACAAGCATGGATCCGAACGCGACGACGCGCTCATTGGTCTCGGGAGACATTTACGGCTTTACATCACCTATCCGGTAAAGACCATGTCCGATGCTGCTTGGCGCCTCTATCCCGTGTTGAAGGGTTATGGAAAGATGCCGCACCTTAAACCGCAGCGCGAGAAGACAGCACTCATCAGCAATCTACTTCAGGACTATGACACCGCCCAAGCCAAGGCCGACTTAACCCTAATCGGCGCCGACAAATGGGTGGAGATTCTGAAGGATTCTAATTCGAAGTATAAAGGGACCTACCAGGAACGTGTTGAATTTGAGTCCGCGTTGAAGAAGGGCCTGACACAGAAGACAAGAGATGACCTCTACGAGGAATTCAAACGACTCGTTCAGCGCATTAATTCATTGGCCCTGATTGAAGGAGAGGCTCCCTATTTGAAGCTGATGGAGGAAATTAATGTGGAGATGAAGCAAGCTAATTTGTCTGAACGTCCAGACCGAAAGAAAAAGGATGATCCCGACATCCAGCTTCCCGAAGATGACGAAGTCGAGGAGAAAAAAGATTAA
- a CDS encoding glycoside hydrolase family 3 N-terminal domain-containing protein, translated as MKKIPLLLSLLLTFCLSLATPTASAQHEPSLLRKADREKMNRWVDSVYNAMTDDERVGQLIMIIAEPKLDAANMRRLERYVSELKIGGVLFHTGDPGTQAEVTNRLQRAARLPLFIALDGEWGLSMRLRGTTRFPKNMMLGAVQDTRLIEDYGAEVARQCREMGIHINFAPSVDVNTNASNPIIGTRSFGDDPEAVAKRGIAYARGLESRDIMAVAKHYPGHGNTSSDSHYTLPLVNRSERQMDSIDLLPFRRFIAAGFSGIMTGHLSVPALDGGEQGRAASLSPTIVTEILRKKDGFRGLCFTDALNMRGARPGERENPALSGIKAGNDIALAPSSPDKAVAALRAALDSGVISRKDLESKCRRILAYKYVAGLNHYRPIETRGLSERLNTPHADWLVAKLNEAAITLLKNDANCLPIKQLDKKRIALVTIGSADGDAFFSMLRRYAPVDIFRIYATTRDADFRHILSRLQPYETVICAVYSSRGAERADFLQLLGQKQTIYTFFTTPYTLRNHRDAIRTADAVVLAYESTVPAQEYAAQLIFGGIPARGRLSVSLPGLFQAGAGLTTTKTRLGYHRPEEVGFDPARLAEIDAIANEGVTKGAYPGCRVLVAKDGMIVYNKSFGWYDSRKTRKVTDDAVYDLASVSKATGTLPAVMKAYDDGLIRLNSPISAYVPALRGSNKSDFTVEELLYHQSGITPYIAFYQNARSDHSYMCDDGTSQCADTSRNAFPASSLRTSSISPSWLSDSPKPGYTTEVARRMYIHDSFRDHIMRDIRNSRLGTRGKYTYSCINFILLKMAVENVYSQPMDRLLNTYFFSRLGASSTTYNPLRKMDTLRIVPTEDDRVMRHQLLRGYVHDEAAALQGGVSGNAGLFSSADDLAKLLQLYLNNGNYGGESYISALTCNMFTHSQSHASRRGLGFDRPEKTPGKSSPCGRLAPASVYGHTGFTGTCFWVDPDNQMIYIFLSNRVNPSRDNNRLSTLGIRSRIQDAIYKALKK; from the coding sequence ATGAAGAAAATTCCCCTCCTACTCTCCCTCCTACTTACATTTTGCCTCTCTCTCGCCACGCCCACAGCCTCGGCGCAGCACGAACCAAGCCTCCTCCGCAAGGCTGACCGCGAAAAAATGAATCGCTGGGTCGATTCCGTCTATAACGCCATGACCGACGACGAACGTGTCGGACAACTGATCATGATTATCGCCGAACCAAAGCTCGATGCAGCCAATATGCGCCGTCTGGAGCGCTATGTTTCGGAGCTGAAGATCGGTGGCGTACTCTTCCACACGGGAGATCCCGGCACTCAGGCCGAAGTCACGAACCGACTACAACGGGCCGCCCGCCTACCCCTCTTTATCGCCTTGGATGGTGAGTGGGGGCTCTCCATGAGACTACGTGGCACCACGCGCTTCCCTAAAAACATGATGCTCGGTGCCGTACAAGACACTCGACTGATCGAGGATTATGGTGCTGAGGTGGCCCGTCAATGTCGCGAGATGGGCATACACATCAACTTTGCGCCGTCGGTCGACGTGAATACGAATGCCAGCAACCCTATTATTGGCACCCGCTCCTTTGGCGATGATCCCGAAGCGGTCGCAAAGCGGGGCATCGCTTATGCCCGCGGACTCGAAAGTCGTGACATTATGGCCGTTGCCAAGCATTATCCCGGCCACGGCAACACCTCCAGCGACTCTCACTACACGCTCCCCCTCGTCAATCGTTCCGAGCGGCAGATGGACAGCATCGACTTGCTTCCCTTCCGTCGATTTATTGCGGCGGGCTTCTCAGGCATCATGACTGGCCACCTGAGCGTTCCCGCCCTCGATGGCGGCGAACAGGGCCGCGCTGCTTCACTCTCGCCAACTATCGTGACGGAGATCCTCCGAAAGAAGGACGGTTTTCGCGGTCTCTGCTTTACGGATGCCTTAAACATGCGTGGCGCTCGCCCCGGTGAACGCGAAAATCCGGCCCTCAGTGGTATTAAGGCGGGCAATGATATAGCCCTCGCACCCTCATCGCCTGACAAGGCCGTGGCTGCGCTCCGTGCGGCCCTCGATAGCGGCGTGATTTCTCGTAAAGACCTCGAAAGTAAATGCCGCCGCATTCTTGCTTATAAATATGTAGCGGGCCTCAACCATTATCGACCCATTGAGACGCGTGGCCTCTCCGAACGCCTCAATACGCCTCATGCGGACTGGCTTGTGGCTAAGCTCAACGAAGCGGCTATCACGCTACTTAAGAACGACGCCAACTGTCTGCCCATCAAGCAGCTCGATAAGAAGCGCATTGCACTGGTCACCATCGGCAGTGCAGATGGCGACGCCTTTTTCAGCATGCTCCGCCGTTACGCACCCGTCGACATTTTCCGAATTTATGCCACGACAAGAGACGCGGACTTCCGCCATATTCTATCTCGCCTACAGCCGTATGAAACAGTCATCTGCGCCGTCTATTCCTCGCGCGGCGCCGAACGCGCGGACTTCCTCCAACTTCTCGGACAGAAGCAAACGATATATACTTTCTTCACTACGCCTTACACGCTCCGTAATCACCGCGATGCGATCCGTACGGCTGACGCCGTTGTTTTGGCTTACGAGTCGACCGTACCGGCCCAGGAATATGCCGCCCAGCTCATTTTTGGAGGTATCCCGGCACGCGGACGTCTCTCGGTTTCTCTCCCCGGACTCTTCCAAGCGGGTGCCGGGTTAACGACTACCAAGACGCGCCTCGGCTACCATCGCCCCGAAGAAGTGGGCTTCGATCCCGCGCGACTCGCTGAGATCGACGCCATCGCTAACGAGGGGGTCACGAAGGGTGCCTATCCTGGATGCCGCGTGTTGGTGGCTAAAGACGGCATGATCGTCTATAATAAATCGTTCGGATGGTACGACAGCCGCAAGACGCGAAAAGTCACCGACGATGCAGTCTACGATCTCGCGTCCGTCTCTAAAGCTACAGGCACACTCCCGGCGGTGATGAAGGCCTACGACGACGGATTAATTCGCCTAAATAGTCCCATCTCCGCCTATGTTCCAGCCTTGCGCGGATCTAATAAGAGCGACTTCACGGTGGAGGAATTGCTTTATCATCAATCTGGAATTACGCCTTACATCGCCTTCTATCAAAATGCCCGGTCGGATCATAGCTATATGTGTGACGACGGCACGTCCCAATGTGCAGATACGTCGCGCAACGCGTTCCCCGCAAGCAGCCTACGCACCTCATCGATCAGCCCCAGCTGGTTGTCGGACAGCCCCAAACCAGGCTATACGACCGAGGTCGCTCGGCGGATGTATATACATGATTCCTTCCGCGACCATATCATGCGAGACATTCGCAATTCTCGATTGGGGACACGTGGAAAATACACATATAGCTGCATCAACTTTATCCTACTCAAGATGGCCGTCGAAAACGTGTACAGCCAACCTATGGATCGTTTGCTCAATACGTATTTCTTTTCTCGTCTGGGTGCTTCCTCGACGACCTATAATCCTTTACGCAAGATGGATACGCTACGCATTGTTCCCACAGAAGACGATCGCGTGATGCGCCATCAACTCTTACGCGGATACGTACATGATGAAGCGGCTGCACTGCAAGGCGGCGTGTCGGGTAACGCCGGCCTCTTCTCCTCTGCCGACGACTTGGCCAAGCTCCTCCAGCTCTATCTCAATAATGGCAACTATGGCGGTGAGTCTTATATCTCGGCCCTTACTTGTAATATGTTCACGCACAGCCAGAGCCACGCGTCTCGCCGCGGACTGGGATTCGATCGCCCGGAAAAGACGCCCGGCAAGTCGTCACCATGCGGACGATTAGCGCCTGCCTCTGTCTATGGCCACACAGGGTTCACCGGCACTTGTTTCTGGGTCGATCCGGATAATCAAATGATCTATATTTTTCTCAGCAATCGCGTCAATCCTTCGCGCGACAATAATCGGCTATCCACTCTGGGTATCCGCTCCCGCATTCAGGATGCTATCTATAAAGCGCTCAAGAAGTAA
- the rplS gene encoding 50S ribosomal protein L19: protein MDLIKIAEEAFATRKEHPAFKSGDTVTISYRIKEGNKERIQQYRGVVIRISGEGDKKRFTVRKMSENVGVERIFPIESPFIEQIVVNKVGRVRRSKLYYLRNLTGKKARIKEKRGTATA, encoded by the coding sequence ATGGATTTAATCAAGATTGCAGAGGAAGCATTTGCTACTCGAAAGGAGCATCCCGCATTTAAGAGCGGCGACACGGTGACGATTTCGTACCGAATCAAAGAGGGAAACAAGGAACGTATTCAGCAGTACCGCGGTGTGGTGATCCGCATCTCGGGCGAGGGCGACAAGAAGCGCTTTACGGTACGTAAGATGTCGGAAAACGTCGGCGTGGAACGTATCTTCCCGATTGAGTCGCCGTTCATCGAGCAGATCGTGGTAAACAAGGTCGGCAGAGTGCGTCGCTCGAAGCTGTACTATCTGCGCAACCTGACGGGTAAGAAGGCACGTATCAAGGAAAAACGCGGTACGGCCACGGCCTGA
- a CDS encoding aminotransferase class V-fold PLP-dependent enzyme: MLDIERIREDFPILRREVYDRPLVYFDNAATTQKPRCVVEKIEAAYYNVNANIHRGVHFLSQQATEAHEAARETVRAFLNAPSSAEIIFTRGTTEAINLVASSYARACMQPGDEVIVTAMEHHSNIVPWQLQGMRLRVIPIDEHGTLDLEALPGLFTDRTRLVAVTHMSNVLGTVNPVAEIARVAHAHGVPILVDGAQAVAHRAVDVQAADVDFYAFSSHKIYGPTGMGVLYGKAEWLDRIPPYQGGGEMIRNVSFEKTTYNELPYKFEAGTPDFIGSTALATALDYVQRIGLDAIAEHEHELLRYATERLGAIPGMRFIGQAPEKGSVLSFLVGDIHPYDLGMILDRLGIAIRTGHHCAEPLMHLLGVEGTARASFALYNTKAEVNALAEGIERAQKMF; the protein is encoded by the coding sequence ATGTTAGATATAGAACGTATCAGGGAAGACTTTCCCATCCTGCGGCGTGAGGTCTACGACCGGCCGCTTGTTTATTTCGACAATGCCGCCACGACGCAGAAGCCGCGTTGCGTGGTGGAGAAGATCGAAGCAGCCTATTACAACGTCAACGCCAACATTCACCGCGGTGTGCATTTTCTCAGCCAGCAGGCTACGGAGGCGCATGAGGCCGCGCGTGAGACCGTGCGGGCGTTTCTGAATGCACCGTCGTCGGCAGAGATCATCTTCACGCGGGGCACAACGGAGGCGATCAACCTTGTGGCTTCGAGTTACGCACGCGCTTGCATGCAGCCGGGTGATGAGGTGATCGTCACGGCCATGGAGCATCACTCGAATATTGTGCCGTGGCAGTTGCAAGGCATGCGGCTACGAGTAATTCCCATCGATGAGCATGGCACGCTGGACCTGGAGGCGCTGCCGGGATTGTTCACCGACCGGACGCGTCTGGTGGCCGTCACACACATGTCGAACGTGTTAGGGACGGTCAATCCGGTGGCGGAGATCGCTCGCGTGGCACATGCGCACGGGGTGCCGATCCTTGTGGACGGTGCGCAGGCGGTGGCCCATCGCGCGGTCGATGTGCAGGCGGCGGACGTGGACTTTTACGCCTTTTCGTCGCATAAGATCTACGGCCCGACGGGTATGGGCGTACTCTATGGCAAGGCCGAATGGCTCGACCGGATTCCGCCTTATCAGGGCGGCGGAGAGATGATTCGCAATGTGTCGTTTGAGAAGACAACCTACAACGAATTGCCTTACAAGTTTGAGGCTGGTACACCGGACTTCATCGGCAGTACGGCGTTAGCTACGGCGTTGGATTATGTGCAGCGCATCGGCCTTGATGCCATCGCTGAGCACGAGCACGAACTGCTCCGTTACGCCACGGAGCGCCTTGGCGCCATCCCCGGCATGCGCTTCATCGGACAGGCGCCGGAGAAGGGCAGCGTGCTGTCGTTCCTCGTGGGTGACATTCACCCCTACGATCTTGGCATGATCCTCGATCGTCTCGGCATCGCCATCCGCACGGGGCATCACTGTGCCGAACCGCTCATGCACCTGCTCGGCGTAGAAGGCACGGCGCGCGCCTCGTTCGCTTTATACAACACAAAGGCCGAGGTCAATGCGTTGGCTGAGGGCATCGAGCGGGCGCAGAAGATGTTTTAA
- a CDS encoding heavy metal-binding domain-containing protein, translating to MILTTTPSLEGKKITHYYGVVSGEAIIGANVFRDFFASITDFVGGRSNAYEAVLRKAKDTALNEMSHHAQSMGANAVVGIDLDYETIGSSMLMVTASGTAVIVE from the coding sequence ATGATTCTTACGACAACCCCCTCACTGGAGGGGAAAAAGATTACGCATTACTATGGCGTCGTCAGTGGCGAAGCCATCATCGGCGCCAACGTGTTTCGGGACTTTTTTGCCAGCATCACCGACTTTGTTGGCGGACGTTCGAACGCCTACGAGGCGGTGCTGCGCAAGGCCAAGGACACGGCACTGAACGAGATGTCGCACCACGCGCAGTCGATGGGAGCGAACGCCGTGGTGGGCATCGATCTGGACTACGAGACGATCGGCAGTAGCATGCTCATGGTGACGGCTTCAGGCACAGCCGTGATCGTGGAGTAA
- a CDS encoding ribonuclease HII: protein MLQPFLEPGRTEAGCDEAGRGCLAGPVFAAAVVLPPDFQNEELNDSKQLTERARERLRTVIEREAVAWAIGVATAEEIDQMNILRASILAMHRAVAGLCLRPDFLLIDGNRFAPCPEGIPYATIVHGDARMMSIAAASVLAKTHRDEMMAALDADYPAYGWAKNKGYPTAAHRDAIRRFGVTPHHRRSFALLPEATQGEIVFGE from the coding sequence ATGCTCCAACCGTTTTTGGAACCCGGCCGGACGGAAGCGGGCTGCGATGAAGCAGGCCGTGGATGTCTGGCCGGACCTGTGTTTGCGGCCGCCGTTGTGTTGCCGCCGGACTTTCAGAATGAGGAGCTGAATGACAGCAAGCAGCTCACAGAGCGTGCTCGCGAACGTTTGCGAACGGTCATCGAACGTGAGGCCGTGGCGTGGGCTATCGGGGTGGCGACGGCGGAGGAGATCGATCAGATGAACATCCTGCGGGCATCGATCTTGGCCATGCATCGCGCCGTGGCTGGACTCTGTCTGCGGCCGGACTTCTTGCTCATCGACGGGAACCGTTTTGCGCCGTGTCCGGAAGGGATTCCGTACGCGACAATCGTGCATGGCGATGCGCGGATGATGAGTATTGCGGCTGCGTCGGTGCTGGCTAAGACACATCGCGACGAGATGATGGCGGCGCTTGATGCGGATTATCCCGCCTATGGTTGGGCGAAAAACAAGGGCTACCCCACGGCCGCTCACCGTGACGCGATCCGTCGGTTCGGCGTCACACCGCACCACCGACGCTCTTTCGCGCTGTTGCCCGAAGCGACGCAGGGGGAGATTGTGTTTGGGGAGTGA
- a CDS encoding SufE family protein: MNTINELQDEVIEEFSTFTDWMDKYALLIEMGNALEPLEERFKTSDNLIEGCQSRVWLTADLGTDGRITFRGDSDAVIVKGIVSLLIRVLSGHTPSEITASDLYFIDRIGLKEHLSPTRSNGLVSMLKQMKMYAVAFQAKGE; this comes from the coding sequence ATGAATACGATAAACGAACTGCAAGACGAGGTGATCGAGGAGTTCTCCACCTTCACCGATTGGATGGATAAATACGCGTTGCTGATCGAAATGGGCAACGCGCTGGAGCCGCTCGAGGAGCGCTTCAAGACGTCGGACAACCTCATCGAGGGCTGCCAAAGTCGCGTCTGGCTGACGGCCGACTTGGGCACCGACGGTCGGATCACGTTTCGCGGCGATAGCGATGCGGTGATCGTCAAAGGCATCGTGTCGCTACTGATCCGTGTGCTTTCGGGCCACACCCCGTCGGAGATCACGGCCTCCGATCTCTACTTCATCGACCGCATCGGCCTCAAAGAGCACCTCTCCCCGACGCGCTCCAACGGCCTCGTCTCCATGCTCAAGCAGATGAAGATGTACGCCGTAGCCTTCCAAGCGAAAGGGGAATAG